TGTCCAACCGAGAACAACTAATTATATTTAACATAAACTACAAACAATATTGTTTAACAAAAAAATTCACAACTAATCAAGAATGTGTATACACTATACACTCACAACACTGTATCTGTATCACCCTCGACATTGATTCGGGACCCTCCAATGCGAAGATTGCAATCCTGTATAATTCGAATTGAAATAATTCTTCCAATCTTCAATCGTAGTTTTGAGATCCGCTATCTTCCTATCAAGCCCTATACAACAATTAGCATGCATTGTACAAACTTTATTAAAATCTCTGCTAGGTGAACAATACCCGCCGAAGTAATCCGTGTTCAAAAACCGTATCCTCAATCGAATACTCTTAACGAACGGCCCATCTTTGACTATGTTAAATACATCTTGTTCGTTTAGACGAGGATACGTGTGTCTGGACGCCACCCAAAATTTGTAGAATTTGATTGTTCGACGGTTTGACTTCACGTACACAAACCCGTTGTTCGGGTAGTTGCTTATGTTGAATTGTTGCCCGTTGAATAAATCGCACGATGTTTGAATGTCTGAATACGGGATAAATTGCGGAAATGGACTTCGAAACCACATTACATCTGTATCCTGAGATTCAAGAGTAATGACGGGAATTATGAAGTTTTTCATCCATTtcagtcatttatttaccttttttttctttatacGGAATATTTTAATAGATAAACAAATGAATGTGACGGAAAGAGGAAGAAATCATTACCGTGAAAACGAAGCTGTAACCCAAGCTCAAAATGGTTTGCAAGAAAGCAAGCCTTCCCCACATCATATCCATATAAATAGGAGTCATGAAGACAGCCTCATGAGCCATTTGAGATGACTGATTATTCTTCAGAAAATAACAATGTGACACCGTGGCCTTGCACCGTGCATACGCGTCATCATCGACAGCAATGACCAGCAAGTGATCAAGAAGCTTAGCCGTGCCATTCCCAACTCTGAAACCCTCAAGGAAGAGATCGAATACAGAGTTTGGAGCCGCCCATGCTTCATTCAATGTTGTTAATATGACCGTATTATCTTTTGTTGCGGCTGCCTCCAAAACGGTCCTTAGCTCATAGTACTTGTCTTTTACAACCTTTCAAATTGGAGTTAACTCAGTAACGTTAGCCATCGCTTACAAGCAAAACTTGTTGAAATCATAATCATCATGTGTAGAAAAAAAATATGTAATTAGCTTAATTCCCCTAACCAAGGCGGATTGAAAGGAACGAACAATCATACGACTTTTATCACCATATTTTGGGGATTGGGTTGGTTATTAACACTAGGGTTAAAACCCGTATAAAATTACACGGGACTACTTTACAAATTACAAATACTCTTTACATAGGAGTAGAAAGTAGTGAATATTAGTAAGAATATTAGGCTGTCAAGTCACTAATTTTGACTAAAATCAATCACAGGCTTTCGTTAGTTgtcgttttagtaaataaaacGATATTTCTTCAATCTTTCCAACTAGTCAATTGGTCAAATTTTGGACTAAACAAATTCATATGTACAAGTAACTTCTATGTTCAATTAATTCATGCTCAATTATTCAAGTATTTTTAAATCTTAAACTATACTCAAACATGATTTACTCTTACTACTCATGTATGATGTATGTATGATTATCTCAATTATGCATTTATGCCTCGTACCAAATCTTTTTCCACGAGTTATAGACTTATAGTTGACTACTTACACTATTTTACAATTAAGTTATGAAAATAGAAATTTCTTACTCTAGTGATCGGAATGAAAACATTGAAAATATCAAATTACAGATTCAAATCTCCATTTTAACATTCGCAttctaattgttttttttttttttttactttattcACTATAATGTTCCTGTTTGACTTTTTACCATCCCCATGACAACATTTTGAACCTATGTTAATTTTTTGGATTGAAAATATAATTATCGATACTTACTTAAAGGTTAAAGTTTTAAAATTCGATCTCAAAAGTAGGAACATAGTAAAGTAAAAAGGAAGCTAAGAAGaaatatgcttccctagtaggcTCCTACCTCATCTAACAAAAGAAAAGCAACTAAATTACCAGACAAAAGAATTGACTAAGACGGATAGcgcccgtcttaaatgagaatttgtaaaaaaaaaaaaaatgctagAAATTAAACACTCACCGTTTTGTTATGGATTGGTGTCGGTGCAGGAACAAAACGATACTTGTAACCATACAGAGACGGAATAGTCTGCCCAAAGTTGTCGATCGAAGCGTAATACAAAACCAGAAATGCAACCGCAACAGTAACACAGAGCACCGCGGCCTTAACAACCTTTGTATAATCCACCGGCTTCGTCGGTGGCGACATATAATCGACCGTTGTGGTCGTGGTCGTCTTCGTCGTCATTGTTTGGTTACTCCAAGTTTTTCCCTCTTCCATTTCCTTCAACAATGTGTAAATTGTAATGCTATATATGAAAAGTCTAAAGTATTTTGTGAACTTGGTTCGATGTGATTAAATTAATAAAAGCGTTAATCACTCCATTATACAAGGGCACATGGTTAAGTTACTAGTTCTAGACTTGTAGCTGTTGATTGTATGTAGTAAATTTTGGAATtatatttgaataagttgagatAATAGAAATGGTGTATGTGGGGGAGATTACAACTGTCTGTTAAAAAAAGTTAAGAGGACTAAATTTCTAATACTAATAATTGcacattctcatttaagacggacaTATTTATCTTAAGATTAAAAAGGGTTAAGTATTATACATAAAACAAAAGCAAATACATTGATCAAATTAGCAAAAAAATTATCCGATTTACataaaaataatgttttatttAACATGTTTTATCTTTAAGACGGATATGTGCCTTAGCTGTATTATTAGTCCAGTCTAATACTGAAGGCTACGTGCAAACAAAAAATGGGCATTTTATAATTGATTACACCTCATGTTCCTCTTACTAATACTAAAGTTGTACATTCTTTCCATCTACTACATTCTTAGAAAGTTCTCATAATATTCCACCTTTTTTTCATGATGATAATTTCCTAAAGTAATAAAATGTTTAAATAAGAA
The Silene latifolia isolate original U9 population chromosome 11, ASM4854445v1, whole genome shotgun sequence genome window above contains:
- the LOC141611465 gene encoding uncharacterized protein At4g15970-like, whose product is MQKELSMEMEEGKTWSNQTMTTKTTTTTTVDYMSPPTKPVDYTKVVKAAVLCVTVAVAFLVLYYASIDNFGQTIPSLYGYKYRFVPAPTPIHNKTVVKDKYYELRTVLEAAATKDNTVILTTLNEAWAAPNSVFDLFLEGFRVGNGTAKLLDHLLVIAVDDDAYARCKATVSHCYFLKNNQSSQMAHEAVFMTPIYMDMMWGRLAFLQTILSLGYSFVFTDTDVMWFRSPFPQFIPYSDIQTSCDLFNGQQFNISNYPNNGFVYVKSNRRTIKFYKFWVASRHTYPRLNEQDVFNIVKDGPFVKSIRLRIRFLNTDYFGGYCSPSRDFNKVCTMHANCCIGLDRKIADLKTTIEDWKNYFNSNYTGLQSSHWRVPNQCRG